One Peterkaempfera bronchialis DNA window includes the following coding sequences:
- a CDS encoding helix-turn-helix domain-containing protein produces the protein MLKITRERTGHTQQQFAEALRMDTTSVQGWESGRRPLTAISVGKLREVRRTLLRMGADPGLLVLLGEATDADTLISYALSGRSGSDLHEHPLAGWVVNRDTTHMIAWSLTGKAPAAFPPSTSTKTRRRGPVADAPLLGADERIALFAHLRWAAELGHRAGDAGALLRRQALYLCSYDEAPDTASWLADMRRHLAAPTRGRWTPHWADYRSVAAGMTRHGNLDGIHAFLSYGMDDIGETANLNYWAYWLGLDPLPRADDSFMVARSNSWDRLALLRRLTDRLQPHLGCIDLNVRSVWSLIGSRPGLLAADPALNTALGQRVCDLLDSDVVSRRSRADLESVHYGLRLHRV, from the coding sequence TTGCTCAAGATCACCCGTGAGCGCACGGGCCACACGCAACAGCAGTTCGCCGAAGCTCTGCGGATGGACACCACCAGCGTGCAGGGCTGGGAATCAGGACGTCGGCCTCTGACCGCGATCTCGGTCGGCAAGCTTCGTGAAGTGCGCCGCACCCTGCTGCGTATGGGGGCTGATCCGGGCCTGCTCGTCCTCCTCGGCGAAGCCACTGACGCCGATACCTTGATCTCCTATGCCTTGTCAGGGCGTTCGGGCTCAGACTTGCACGAACACCCGCTGGCGGGCTGGGTCGTCAACCGGGACACCACGCACATGATCGCTTGGTCACTCACGGGTAAGGCACCTGCTGCGTTTCCTCCCTCTACCAGTACCAAAACGCGTCGCCGAGGCCCTGTCGCGGACGCCCCTCTGCTCGGGGCGGACGAACGCATCGCGTTGTTCGCCCATCTGCGTTGGGCCGCAGAACTCGGGCACCGGGCGGGCGACGCGGGGGCGCTGTTGCGGCGCCAAGCGCTGTACCTGTGCTCGTACGACGAAGCCCCAGACACTGCCTCATGGCTCGCGGACATGCGCCGCCACCTCGCCGCGCCTACGCGAGGTCGGTGGACGCCGCATTGGGCTGACTACCGCTCTGTGGCGGCAGGCATGACTCGGCACGGCAACCTCGACGGTATCCACGCGTTCCTCTCTTACGGCATGGATGACATCGGTGAGACCGCGAACCTGAACTACTGGGCCTACTGGCTCGGGCTGGACCCCTTGCCGCGAGCCGACGACTCTTTCATGGTTGCCCGCTCCAACTCCTGGGATCGTCTCGCGCTGCTCCGCCGCCTCACCGATCGCCTTCAACCCCACCTGGGCTGTATCGACCTCAACGTGCGCTCGGTGTGGTCGCTGATCGGTTCCCGGCCGGGCTTGCTCGCGGCTGACCCTGCTCTCAACACCGCTCTGGGCCAACGTGTCTGCGACCTGCTCGACAGTGACGTTGTCTCCCGTCGATCCCGGGCCGACCTGGAGTCTGTCCACTACGGTCTGAGACTGCACCGCGTGTGA
- a CDS encoding copper resistance CopC/CopD family protein, which yields MAVGGLRLRLRLRLRLRLRLRLSRAFAAVLVLLCTVPALLLVGAGRAAAHAALVSTSPAQDAVTASAPKEVVLSFSEDVSVPSEAVRVLGPDGLRVDDRRPGHAGGDGRTARVALPGPLAEGTYVVSWRVVSADSHPVSGGFTFSFGRASSGAPAVPVEDAGGGAVGVLYDLGRYLAYTGFCLLVGGAAFAGWCRRAAVPGPLRRLVLAGWLMLLSATAALLVLRAPYESGGGLGAVFDLASVRETAGGRPAVALLLRLVLVVLLGVALRRAAARRVGTRTSRRGWSGSLLPGAAACGTAATWAAAEHASAGLQVPLAVPLDLLHLLAMAVWLGGLAALLVTLYRVADPLPELASAAARFSRLAQGAVVVLALTGAYQSWRQVGSWHALGGTGYGRLLLAKLGGVAVLLAAAGYSRRWTARLRAASAPVDGPAVPVAGAQREEGPERRRLRRSVAAEVGIGAVVLALTALLTTTEPGRTQEEFGTVAVAVPAPTVYLELPFDTGAAGGRGRGSVSVVMDPGRVGDNSVQAVVLTRGGAIAVVPELRIRMALPERGVGPLEVRLQRRGAAWQADDLRVPMAGRWTVTAVVRTSDIDEDTVTAEVDIPPYR from the coding sequence ATGGCGGTCGGCGGACTCCGGCTCCGGCTCCGGCTCCGGTTGCGGTTGCGGTTGCGGTTGCGGCTGTCGCGGGCGTTCGCGGCCGTACTGGTGCTGCTGTGCACGGTGCCCGCCCTGCTGCTGGTCGGCGCGGGGCGGGCCGCCGCGCACGCCGCCCTGGTGTCCACCTCCCCGGCGCAGGACGCGGTCACCGCGTCCGCCCCCAAGGAGGTCGTCCTCAGCTTCAGCGAGGATGTGTCGGTGCCCTCGGAGGCGGTGCGGGTGCTGGGCCCGGACGGGCTGCGGGTGGACGACCGGCGGCCCGGGCATGCGGGCGGCGACGGCCGCACCGCCCGGGTGGCGCTGCCCGGCCCCCTGGCCGAGGGCACCTATGTCGTCTCCTGGCGGGTGGTCTCCGCCGACAGCCACCCCGTCTCGGGTGGTTTCACCTTCTCCTTCGGCCGCGCGTCCTCGGGCGCCCCGGCGGTCCCGGTCGAGGACGCGGGCGGCGGGGCGGTGGGTGTCCTCTACGACCTCGGCCGGTATCTGGCGTACACGGGGTTCTGCCTGCTGGTCGGGGGTGCGGCCTTCGCGGGGTGGTGCCGGAGGGCGGCGGTGCCGGGGCCGCTGAGACGGCTGGTGCTGGCCGGGTGGCTGATGCTGCTCTCCGCGACGGCCGCGCTGCTGGTGCTGCGCGCCCCGTACGAGTCGGGGGGCGGCCTGGGCGCGGTGTTCGACCTGGCCTCGGTGCGGGAGACGGCGGGTGGGCGGCCCGCCGTGGCGCTGCTGCTGCGGCTGGTACTGGTGGTGCTGCTGGGCGTGGCGCTGCGGCGGGCGGCGGCCCGGCGGGTCGGTACGCGGACGAGCCGGAGGGGCTGGTCCGGGAGTCTGCTGCCGGGGGCGGCGGCCTGCGGCACGGCGGCCACCTGGGCGGCGGCCGAGCATGCCTCGGCGGGTCTCCAGGTCCCGCTGGCCGTGCCGCTGGATCTGCTGCACCTGCTGGCGATGGCGGTCTGGCTGGGCGGGCTGGCGGCGCTGCTGGTCACCCTGTACCGGGTGGCGGACCCGCTGCCGGAGCTGGCGTCGGCGGCGGCCCGCTTCTCGCGGCTGGCGCAGGGCGCGGTCGTGGTGCTGGCGCTGACGGGGGCGTACCAGTCCTGGCGGCAGGTGGGGTCATGGCACGCCCTGGGCGGCACCGGGTACGGCCGGCTGCTGCTGGCCAAGCTGGGCGGGGTGGCGGTGCTGCTGGCCGCCGCCGGGTACTCGCGGCGCTGGACGGCGCGGCTGCGGGCGGCCTCGGCGCCGGTGGACGGGCCTGCGGTACCGGTGGCCGGGGCACAGCGGGAGGAGGGCCCGGAGCGGCGGCGGCTGCGGCGGTCGGTGGCGGCCGAGGTGGGGATCGGCGCCGTGGTGCTGGCGCTCACCGCGCTGCTGACGACCACGGAGCCTGGCCGTACACAGGAGGAGTTCGGCACGGTGGCGGTGGCTGTTCCGGCGCCCACCGTCTACCTGGAGCTGCCCTTTGACACCGGGGCGGCCGGCGGTCGCGGCCGGGGCAGCGTCTCCGTGGTGATGGACCCGGGCCGGGTCGGCGACAACTCCGTACAGGCGGTGGTGCTCACCCGTGGCGGGGCCATCGCGGTGGTGCCCGAGCTGCGGATCCGGATGGCGCTGCCCGAGCGGGGGGTGGGGCCGCTGGAGGTGCGGCTCCAGCGCCGTGGCGCCGCATGGCAGGCCGACGACCTGCGGGTGCCGATGGCGGGCCGCTGGACCGTGACGGCGGTGGTGCGGACCTCCGACATCGACGAGGACACGGTGACCGCCGAGGTGGACATCC
- a CDS encoding SAM-dependent methyltransferase — protein MADTTDWMRLDARGPEAEPVDLRTDLPHSARMYDYWLGGKTNFAPDRTLGEMFEQQIPSIRTMARENRRFLGRAVRYLAGEVGIRQFLDIGTGIPTEGNTHEVAQAVAPESRVVYVDNDPIVLAHARALMAGGEHGRTAYIHADLCEPGKILADPVLAATLDLDQPVGLTLVAVLMLIADADDPWSLAGELMDALPSGSCVAVTHPGADFDPAAMARIAEAAGQGGMTLVPRTREQVARFFGDWELVEPGVVPVMGWRPDGEAPADPAAAYYWSGVARKP, from the coding sequence ATGGCGGACACGACGGACTGGATGCGGTTGGACGCGCGGGGGCCGGAGGCGGAGCCGGTCGATCTGCGCACCGATCTGCCGCACTCGGCCCGGATGTACGACTACTGGTTGGGCGGCAAGACCAACTTCGCCCCCGACCGGACGCTGGGGGAGATGTTCGAGCAGCAGATCCCGTCCATCCGCACCATGGCGCGGGAGAACCGCCGCTTCCTGGGCCGGGCGGTGCGGTACCTGGCCGGGGAGGTCGGCATCCGGCAGTTCCTGGACATCGGCACCGGCATCCCCACCGAGGGGAACACCCATGAGGTGGCGCAGGCCGTCGCCCCGGAGAGCCGGGTCGTCTATGTGGACAACGACCCGATCGTGCTTGCCCATGCCCGTGCGCTGATGGCGGGCGGCGAGCACGGCCGCACCGCGTACATCCACGCGGACCTGTGCGAGCCGGGGAAGATCCTCGCCGACCCGGTGCTGGCCGCCACCCTGGACCTGGACCAGCCGGTGGGCCTCACCCTGGTCGCGGTGCTGATGCTGATCGCCGACGCGGACGACCCCTGGTCGCTGGCCGGGGAGTTGATGGACGCCCTGCCGTCGGGGAGTTGCGTGGCCGTGACCCACCCGGGGGCCGACTTCGACCCGGCGGCGATGGCCCGGATCGCGGAGGCGGCCGGGCAGGGCGGGATGACGCTGGTGCCGCGTACCCGGGAGCAGGTGGCGCGGTTCTTCGGCGACTGGGAGCTGGTGGAGCCGGGCGTGGTGCCGGTGATGGGGTGGCGCCCGGACGGGGAGGCGCCGGCCGACCCCGCCGCTGCCTACTACTGGTCCGGGGTCGCCCGGAAGCCCTGA
- a CDS encoding GNAT family N-acetyltransferase, with product MEAETIHTTRLTLLPLHADHAEEMAAVLSDPALHTFIGGAPATPQALRSRYERLAAGSPDPAVSWCNWVVRLRDQACLTGTVQATIDGGIAEIAWVVGTPWQGRGIATEAAQALVAWLANQPVHTVIAHIHPDHQASAAVATAAGLTPTTHRHEGEIRWQLTMRQPPLHTP from the coding sequence ATCGAGGCCGAGACCATCCACACCACCCGACTCACCCTGCTCCCACTCCACGCGGACCACGCCGAAGAGATGGCCGCCGTACTCTCCGACCCGGCCCTGCACACCTTCATCGGCGGTGCGCCCGCCACCCCGCAGGCCCTGCGCTCCCGCTATGAACGCCTGGCCGCCGGTTCACCCGACCCCGCCGTCTCCTGGTGCAACTGGGTGGTCCGACTCCGCGACCAGGCATGCCTGACCGGCACGGTCCAGGCGACCATCGACGGAGGCATCGCCGAAATCGCCTGGGTGGTGGGAACCCCCTGGCAGGGACGCGGCATCGCCACCGAAGCAGCCCAAGCCCTCGTCGCCTGGCTCGCCAACCAACCCGTCCACACCGTGATCGCCCACATCCACCCCGACCACCAAGCATCCGCCGCCGTCGCCACCGCCGCCGGCCTCACCCCCACCACCCACCGCCACGAAGGCGAAATCAGGTGGCAACTCACCATGCGGCAGCCACCCCTCCACACCCCCTGA
- a CDS encoding HD domain-containing protein: MTDQRDAEADAGTVGYFMELGALKRAKRSGWWIAGVKDPETIAEHSWRTAVIGAVLAMMEGADPAKVALLCTFHDSQESRIGDIPWIGRRYLVASSNEEVTADQVADAHPAVADGVKAVVHEYENGDSLEVLVAHDADKLECVIQGLEYLQQGYAAAQEWVDSTRAKLKTASALALAEAAQSMPIAEWQRTYLR, from the coding sequence ATGACCGACCAGCGCGACGCAGAGGCCGATGCCGGCACCGTTGGGTACTTCATGGAGCTGGGTGCGCTCAAGCGCGCGAAGCGGTCCGGGTGGTGGATCGCAGGCGTCAAGGACCCCGAGACCATCGCTGAGCATTCCTGGCGGACTGCGGTGATCGGCGCGGTCCTGGCGATGATGGAAGGGGCAGATCCGGCCAAGGTTGCGTTGCTGTGCACCTTTCACGACTCCCAGGAGAGCCGCATCGGCGACATCCCGTGGATCGGACGCCGCTATCTGGTGGCCTCCTCCAACGAGGAGGTCACCGCAGACCAGGTCGCCGACGCGCACCCGGCCGTCGCGGACGGGGTCAAGGCTGTTGTCCACGAGTACGAGAACGGCGACTCCTTGGAGGTCCTGGTCGCTCATGACGCGGACAAGCTGGAATGCGTGATCCAGGGATTGGAGTACTTGCAGCAGGGCTACGCCGCAGCCCAGGAGTGGGTGGACTCCACCCGGGCCAAGCTGAAGACGGCCTCCGCTCTCGCCTTGGCCGAGGCCGCGCAGTCCATGCCCATCGCGGAGTGGCAGCGGACCTACCTTCGCTGA